TTTGACAGCTGACAGGGGAGAACCGCAGCGTCCCTATTCCAAGGAGGAACTGCAAAAGGAACTTTTACTCGGTCCATTTTTAATGAAAACGAAAAATGCGGCTTTCAAAAAGAAATGGATGCAGGAGAGTGCACAGTGGAAAAACATCCTGTCTAACATGGAGAAAGCGGCACAAACAGAAGCATTGAATGAAAGAAAAACTGAATTAAAGAATAAAATTCAAATGGTTGAGGAGGTTCTTTCCACATGAAAACGGTAAATGGACATCAAATCATTCAACTCTTTGAAGAGTTTTCACCTAAACACCTGGCTGAAGATGGCGACCCCATCGGTCTGCAAATCGGTAAACTGAATGAAAAAGTGGAAAACGTTATGATTACGTTGGATGTCCTTGAAAACGTGGTAGACGAAGCAATCAAGAATAATGTCAAATTAATCATTGCGCACCACCCGCCTCTTTTCAGGCCGATTAAGTCACTTCACACTGATACTTATCAGGGGAGAATGATTGAGAAACTGATCAAGAATGACATTGCAGTGTATGCTGCCCATACTAATCTTGATGTTGCTTCAGGAGGAGTGAATGATCTTCTGGCTGAAGCCCTGAACCTTCAAGAAACTTCTGTTTTACTTCCGACCTACTCAGAACAGCTTAGGAAGCTTGTCGTTTATGTACCGAAGGAAAACAGTGAAGAGCTGCGGGAAGCATTAGGCAGGGCAGGTGCCGGCCATATCGGCAATTACTCACACTGCAGTTTTTCAACAGAGGGAAAGGGAAGGTTTTTACCAGGAGACAAATCGCATCCTCATATCGGTCAGAAAGGGAAGCTTGAGGAGGTGGCAGAAGAAAAAATCGAAACCATCTATCCGCGTTCCCTTGAGAAAAAAGTGGTGAAAGCGATGTTCACCCATCATCCGTACGAAGAAGTGGCCTATGATCTCTATACTCTTGAAAACCAAGGGGACCCTTTGGGACTTGGGAGGATTGGAAAGCTTCAGGAAGAAGTCTCACTGAAAGATTTTGCGGCCACTGTAAAAAAGACCTTCAGCATGGACGGAATCCGGGTGATCGGAGACATGGATGCGAAAGTCAGGAAAGTTGCAGTTCTTGGAGGGGACGGAAATAAATTTATATCAGCTGCCAAAAGACAGGGGGCAGATGCATTTGTTTCTGGTGATATCTACTATCACACCGCACATGATGCAATGATGATGGGGCTAAATGTGGTGGATGCAGGCCATCATATCGAAAAAGTGATGAAGGATGGCGTGGCAAAATATTTAGCAGAAAAATGTGCGGAAAAAGGGTATATCGTCAATATATTCTCTTCAAAGTCGGATACAAATCCATTTACTTTTATGTAATGATGGCTCAAGCGATTCGTCCCTTAAACAGAAAAAGCCCCGCTGGCGATTGCCACGGGGCTTTACATTCATTTAACTTAACTTGGTCTTCTTCACCTTTGGAAGGATTTTATTCAATGGGACATTGCGCTCCCTGGTCCAAGTCGTTTCATCTTCAGGGTCAAATTCCTGCAGGAACTTGATGACTTCCTTCACGATTGGAGTCGGGGTCGACGCACCTGCTGTGACCGCTGCGATTTTTGCCGATTTGATCCATTCGATGTCCAGCTCGCTGATGTCTGAGATCCTGTAGGCAGGAGTGCCTGCAATTTCTTTCGAGACCTGTGCAAGACGATTTGAGTTATTACTCTTAGGGTCTCCGACTACGATGAGGACATCTGCGTCGCCAGCCTGCTCAGCAACAGCTTCCTGACGCACTTGGGTAGCAAGGCAGATTTCCTTATGCAGCTCGACATGAGGGAACAATTCTTTTACTTTATCCATCGTATCCAAAACGTCCCATTGGCTCATGGTCGTCTGATTGGTCACAATGATTTTATCATTATCAATGGATAATTTTTCTACATCTTCGGCAGTTTCTACAAGATGTACGATATCGGGAGCAACACCTACTGCACCTTCCGGCTCCGGGTGTCCTTTTTTACCGATGTAAATGACATCATACCCCTCGGCTTCCTTCGCACGGATGAGGTCATGTGTTTTTG
This Bacillus sp. Marseille-Q1617 DNA region includes the following protein-coding sequences:
- a CDS encoding Nif3-like dinuclear metal center hexameric protein, producing MKTVNGHQIIQLFEEFSPKHLAEDGDPIGLQIGKLNEKVENVMITLDVLENVVDEAIKNNVKLIIAHHPPLFRPIKSLHTDTYQGRMIEKLIKNDIAVYAAHTNLDVASGGVNDLLAEALNLQETSVLLPTYSEQLRKLVVYVPKENSEELREALGRAGAGHIGNYSHCSFSTEGKGRFLPGDKSHPHIGQKGKLEEVAEEKIETIYPRSLEKKVVKAMFTHHPYEEVAYDLYTLENQGDPLGLGRIGKLQEEVSLKDFAATVKKTFSMDGIRVIGDMDAKVRKVAVLGGDGNKFISAAKRQGADAFVSGDIYYHTAHDAMMMGLNVVDAGHHIEKVMKDGVAKYLAEKCAEKGYIVNIFSSKSDTNPFTFM
- a CDS encoding 4-hydroxy-3-methylbut-2-enyl diphosphate reductase, with protein sequence MDIIKITPRGYCYGVVDAMVIARNAALDKSLPRPIYILGMIVHNKHVTDAFEEEGIITLDGKNRKEIIEQVNEGTVIFTAHGVSPEVKEIARKKGLVTLDATCPDVTKTHDLIRAKEAEGYDVIYIGKKGHPEPEGAVGVAPDIVHLVETAEDVEKLSIDNDKIIVTNQTTMSQWDVLDTMDKVKELFPHVELHKEICLATQVRQEAVAEQAGDADVLIVVGDPKSNNSNRLAQVSKEIAGTPAYRISDISELDIEWIKSAKIAAVTAGASTPTPIVKEVIKFLQEFDPEDETTWTRERNVPLNKILPKVKKTKLS